The window CAACTCTGTTTTGACCTGTAAAAAAAACGCTTCAAGCTGCGCGCGATTGATCACGTCACCCTTGTGGGTGACAAACCCATGGGCTTGCGCCGCGTGATCAAGGGTTGCTTGATCACGGCCAAAGATCGCCACCTTGGCCCCTTTGGCTTTGAATGCAATGGCCGTTTCCAGACCGATACCCGAATTGCCACCTGTTATGGCCACCACGAAATTTGTGAAATCCTGCATTACAGCTCTCCTTTTCTGCGGCACGTATTGCAGCTGGAAATGCTATGTGTAAAATTGATATTTAGTATGCTCATTATTCACATGGTGAATGTTTATGAACCTCCGCCGCCTAGATCTGAATTTACTGGTGGTCTTTGATGCCATCTATGCAGAACGCAACATCACTCAAGCTGGTCACAAAATCGGATTGTCACAACCAGCGGTGTCCAATGCGCTTTCCCGCTTTCGGCACGTCATTGGTGACGAACTTTTTGTGCGCGGGCCCAAAGCACTGCTGCCCACCCGGCGGGCCCGTGACATTGCAGGCCCGATCCATGCAATCCTGACCGAACTCAGCACGGTGCTGGATGATGCGCCCTTTGATCCGCGGACCGCACAGGATGTGATCTCGATCGCCATGGTGGATTTCTTTGAAACGCTGATGCTGCCCCGCCTTATGGCATTTCTGGACAAAAACGCGCCGGGCATTCGCCTGCGCCTGATCCCGTCGTTTGGCCGATCTATTGACTATCTGGACAACGGCGAGGTTGATATCGCCATTGCTTCGTTTGGCCACCCGCCCGACCGATTTGGAAAGCAAACACTGATGGTCGCCAACTATGCCTGCGTCATGCGCAGGTCACATTCCTTGGCAACGCAAACCATGTCTGTCAAAAACTTTGCCCAGGCACGTCACCTACTGCTGAGTCCCAAGGGTGATATGCGCGGCTTTGTAGATACTGAACTGGCTAAAATGGGGCTTGCGCGTCAGGTGTGTTTGACGGTTACAGGGTTTTTGGCCGCCAGCGAAGTATTGCTGCAAACGGACACAGTCATGACTGCACCCGAACCCGTAGCCGACAAATTGGCGCTACATCCAGATCTGATCAAACTGCCGTGTCCGATAGTGGCCCCCAAAGACCACATGCGCCTGGACGCTATTTGGCACAAACGACACTTTGGCCATGCGATGGGGCAATGGTTTCTTCAGACGCTTGCAGAAATTGCGCAGCAGATAACCGGACCCGAAACGCCGGCAAAACCCGCCTGAGACAGCGCCACGCGGCGCGTCATTAGTTGCCGCGTTCAACCGGAAAAGGCTGCTATCGAATCGTACAATTCAGGCGCTGAAACGTACAAATTGTACAAATAACCTAAAATTAAACGCCCGTTCGATCACGCGGCAACCGTTTCGCCGCGAAACCTCTAGCGGTGGTCAAAAAAGCCGTCACCTGCCTCAGCCAGCAAGGCTTCCCCCAGTTCTCGCCCCAGTTTTTCAGCCTGATCCAAGGGGGCAATACCTTCGGTCTGCAAGCGCTGCGAGCCATCGGTTTTCAGGATTTCGCCGCGTAAATGAACCTGCGTGCCTTTGATTTCTGACAGGGCTGCAATCGGTGTTTCACAAGACCCATCCAAAGCCCGCAAAAAGGCCCGTTCACACACCACTCTTGTGCCTGATTCCGCGTGATGAATCGCAGCTAGCATTTGCCGAGCCATCTCATCGTCAGACCGGCACTCAATGCCAATGGTGCCCTGTGCCACAGCAGGCAACATATCGTCAGGTTCAATCGCCGAAGCCGCCTTGTCTGCCATGCCCAAACGGGTCAGGCCAGCCATGGCCAAAAACGAGCAATCCGCGACGCCATCTTCAAGTTTTTTCAAGCGTGTCTGTACGTTACCTCGAAATTCAACCACCTGCAGATCCGGGCGTTTTGTCATCAATTGGGCCTTGCGGCGCAGCGATGATGTGCCCACAGTGGCCCCTTGTGGCAAGTCAGACAGGCTGTTGTATTTGGCTGAGATAAACGCATCCCGCACATCTTCGCGGGGCAGGAAAGTCTCTAGAACCAAACCCTCGGGCTGCTCGGTCGGCATGTCTTTGGTGGAATGCACTGCAATGTCGATATCGCCGCGCAGCATCGCCTCTTCGATCTCTTTGGTGAACAGGCCTTTGTTGCCGATTTCCTTGAGCGGGCGATCCGCATTGATCATCTGCCGGTCATCCCCCGTCGTGTGGATCACTTCGATCAGAAACGCCGCTTCGGGCAACCCAAAAGCCGCCATAAGACGATCACGGGTTTCATAAGCCTGGGCCAAAGCCAAAGGAGAACCACGGGTGCCAATTTTCAGCGGCGAGTCGGGGGAGGGCAAATTACGTGTCATACAAGGGGTCTAATCGCGCCAGATTGTCCTGACAAGCGCATTAGAACGCTGTTGGCCTTGACATCTTGCCGCTGGCGCTAGACCTAGCTGAAGACTTATTTAATGAGGTGGACCATGGCACAGCAAAAAACCATCCTTCGGGCGCTCGCAGGCGAGACGCTGCCAACCCCTCCGATCTGGATGATGCGCCAAGCGGGCCGCTATCTGCCAGAGTACCGCGCCACTCGGGCGCAGGCCGGTGACTTTCTAAAGCTTTGTTATAACTCGGAATTGGCCGCCGAAGTGACGTTGCAGCCGATCCGGCGCTACGGCTTTGATGCCTCTATCCTTTTTGCTGATATTTTGCTGCTGCCTCAGGCGCTTGGCGCGGATCTATGGTTTGTCACTGGCGAAGGTCCACGTCTGTCGACCATCAACGCTCAGGCGGATTTTGACAGGCTCAAACCAGCTGACGCCGTACATGAAAAACTCGCACCGATTTATGAAACCGTAAAAATTCTGCGGCGCGAGCTGCCACAAGAAACCACGTTGATCGGATTTGCGGGTGCCCCCTGGACGGTGGCCACCTATATGATTGCTGGCCGTGGCACCCCTGATCAGGGGCCAGCCCACGAACTAAAAGACGAAAACCCGGCGCTTTTTCAGCAGGTTATTGATCTGCTTGTAGACGGCACAATTGAATATCTTTCGCAGCAGATTGAAGCAGGCGCCGAAGTCATCAAGCTGTTTGACAGCTGGGCCGGTTCGTTGAAAGGCGCAGATTTTGACCGATATGCCTTGGAACCCACCAAACGCATTATTGCCGCGCTAAAGTCGCGCTATCCAGAGACACCGATCATTGCTTTCCCAAGGGGTGCCGGCGAAAGATACATTGGTTTCGCAGAGGCAACCGGTGCGGATTGTGTTGCCTTTGATGACAGCGTCACCGCCGAATGGGCCGCCGCCAATATCCAAGCTGACAGCTGCGTTCAAGGCAATCTGGCCTCGTCCCATATGGTAACCGGTGGTGACGCCTTGGTGACTGAAACCCAGCGCATCGTCAAAGCGTTATCGGCTGGGCCGCATATCTTCAATCTGGGGCATGGTATTACACCTGATGCAGATCCAGAAAATGTGCAGTTGATGATTGATACGGTTCGGGCTTCAGGTTGACGTTTCCGTATTTGCAGCGGCTCGGTCGACCAACGCCCGTTTCAACTGCGGGGCATGCGCACGGCTGACTGGCCAAATCGCGCCATCGGTGGCAATCACGCGCGGGTTGCCGTTTTCATAAACCAGTCGGTCCATCTCGGTCCAACTCAGCCAAAGCGAACGATGCACCCGCATGCCCTTGCTAGGGTCCATGCGTTCAATGGCCGAGGTCAAGGCGAGCGGCAAAGTATGCGCCCCCAATTTGGTTGAAATCTGAATGTATTTATCCTGCGCTTCTATGATCCGAATGTCTCCGCGAATGGCATGGGGTAAAAGCGGCTGCAATTGATCGTATTGTTCGGCTCGGAATTTAGGAATGACGCTAAGATCGTAACCCGCGGCGTTTATCACGGCCAAGAATTTCTCTTCTACTGTGGAAAGATACACATAAGCAGCAGCCCAAGAGAGAATCGTTAATGCCGATACTGCTGTCAGATAGGTCCGAAGCGCGCCAAATTCCGCAACATATACATCTGGGATGACCTGCAGAATAATTGCTGAAAAGATAACATTGCCCAAGAACAGGCCAATCATTGCATCAAACAGTAAAGCCACGCCAAAAGGGGCCAATTTGGCGCAAATAAAAGTCGAGACATTGTTGCTGAATACGATCATGGCTGCGGTATATGCCAAAGTCCCCAAAAAACGCACAATAAACGGAATGCTGGCAAGCGCTAGAGGTTCCATAATGGCGAGTAGCAAGGACGGGAACATCACGACAATGAGAATGTTGATCTGGCGTAGGGCCAAAAAGGCCTCACGCCGCAATGCTTTGGTCAAAGCGATGTCTCTGGATGTTATTTTGAGAAGGTCTGAACCCAGAACACGGCCAAGCCGCTTGTTCATTTTTGCCAGCCAGATCTTTGGTCTAAATTTCATGTTGTCGTCTGGGGCCCATTTGCCATGATTCTGCTCGAGGTTCGCGTATCCATAAACTCAGATCTTTTAGGTCTCTGCTTGACGTCGGGTCAAGCAACCAAAAGGAGAGAAGTTTCTAAATTTGCGCGTCCTTCACGAGAAACACACAACGTTGGTCGCGCGAGTTTTGATGTGTTTCGCGAAATTTGTATAACTTTACAAATACTTCCGTCGTAAAAACAGTTTGACGCTGTTGGTTGGTAAAGCGGTGAACTTTCAGGGTGATTCTATCACCTCGAGGTCACTTTTGTAGCGTATCGAGTTCTTTTTTACAGTTGCCAGGGAAGCCCGACTCCGTCGCGAGAAGGTCATTGTAACACATGACCTTCTCAGTTTTTCGCATTCACAACCGCCTATTCAGCCGAAAGCGGGCTTTGCTCACAACAATGGGCAAAGGCTCTGCACGGTGGCGGCTGGCCTGTAGCTTGGCTATCTAGGGGAAGAAAATGGTGGCGTGGGGGAGACTTGAACTCCCGACCTATCGATTATGAGTCGATCGCTCTAACCAACTGAGCTACCGCGCCACGGTGCGCCGGGGTTTAGTTTAGCCCATCAAAAGCGTCAAGCGGAAAGCGACGCAATTTCGCACGAATTCCCGATTTTTGTGATCCGTGCACCGCTCCTGTCTCTTTCGTGCAGATTTGCGCATGTAGATTATGCATTTCCGCGCATTGGTTTGACGCAAAAGCTCAAGTACAACAGCGACAAAGGGGATTTCTATGAATTCTATTGTCGACATACAGGACCTGAAAAAGGTCTATGAAGGTGGGTTTGAGGCTCTAAAAGGCGTCACTCTGGCCATCAAGCAAGGTGAGATCCTTGCTTTGCTTGGACCAAATGGCGCGGGAAAAACGACATTGATCTCAACGGTTTGTGGCATTTCAACAGCGACGAGCGGCTCGATCCACGTTGGTGGCCATTGTGTGACGAACGAATTTCGTGCGGCCCGCAATTTGATTGGCCTGGTGCCTCAAGAGGTAAATCTAGAGCCTTTCGAGACCGTTATGAACACAGTGCGGTTTTCACGCGGGCTGTTTGGCAAAAAGCGTGATGATGGGTTAATCGAAAAAATCCTGCGCCAACTTTCTTTGTGGGATAAACGCAAAAGCCGCATCATGGAATTGTCCGGTGGCATGAAACGACGAGTTTTGATCGCCAAAGCGCTAAGCCATGAACCCCGTGTGTTGTTTCTGGACGAGCCCACTGCGGGCGTTGATGTGGAACTGCGCAAAGATATGTGGGAAATCGTGGCGGGGCTCAAACAGGATGGGGTGACCATCATTTTGACCACGCATTACATCGAAGAAGCCGAAGCCATCGCGGACAGGGTTGGTGTGATCAACAAGGGCGAGCTGTTGTTAATCGAAGAAAAAGCCGCCCTGATGGAGCGGCTGGGTCAAAAGCAATTGCGCGTAGAGTTGCAAGAGGCTGTAGAAGAGCTGCCAAAGGCGCTGAACAATCATGATCTTGCATTGGCAGAAGACGGTACATCGGTTGTCTATACCTATGACACGCGCGCCGAGCGCACCGGCATCACCGCGCTGTTGGCTGATATGGCTGGGGCAGGGCTGGTGCTGCGGGATTTACAGACAGAACAGAGCAGCCTTGAAGACATCTTTGTTGGATTGGTGAAGGAGGGGCAGTCATGAACTGGACCGCAATCAAAGCCATCTATGTTTTCGAAATGGCGCGGTTTTTCCGCACCCTGGCGCAAAGCTTTATTTCACCGGTGATTTCGACGTCGCTGTATTTTGTGGTGTTTGGTGCCGCCATCGGCAGCCGCATTCAGGAAGTTGATGGGGTCAGTTATGGCGCGTTCATTGTGCCCGGATTGATCATGCTTTCAATCATCACTCAGGCGATTTCGAATGCCTCGTTTGGGATCTATTTTCCAAAATTCATTGGTACGTTTTATGAATTGCTCTCCGCCCCGGTGAATTTCCTTGAAATTGTTGTGGGCTATGCGGGAGCCGCAGCCACAAAGGCTTTGTTTATCGGCGTGGTCATACTTGCCACCGCAGGTTTGTTTGTGGATCTTAGCATTCAACATCCAATCGCCATGCTGGCCTTTATGATGCTCACTTGCATTAGCTTTTCGCTCTTTGGGTTTATCATTGGGATCTGGGCCAAGAATTTTGAACAACTTCAGCTCGTGCCATTGTTGATCGTGACCCCCTTGGTCTTTTTGGGCGGCTCGTTTTATTCGATCTCTATGTTGCCTCCATTTTGGCAAACGGTCACATTGTTCAATCCGGTGGTCTATCTGATTTCGGGCTTCCGTTGGGCTTTCTTTGGGCTGGTGGATGTTCCGATCGGGTTGAGCTTGCTGGCCATTGCCGGGTTCACAGGGCTTTGCTTGGCTGGGGTTTGGTGGATCTTCAAGACTGGCTGGCGCATCCGCAGCTAAGAAGCTCTGCGGTCTTTAAAGGACAATTGCCCTATTATTGTTCTTGACCAAAATACCTGTGGGGGGGCGCAAAATTTATTTTGCGGCGCGGGGGCGACAGCCCCCTGCGACCCAGTCAACATGGCGCAATTGCATCGTTGAAGAAAATGTGAGCCAGAGCTTCTTGTTTGCGGTGCTGGGCAGGTTATATGCCTGTTATGAAACGTTGGATCCCCTTTACAAAGAAAGCGCCGTCCGTATCGGTTTTGCGCTTGTCTGGTGTGATTGCTGCAGGCGGTCGTGGCCAGCTAAACGATCAGACTCTAGCTCCCTTGATTGAAAAAGCTTTCAAAAAAGGCAAACCCGCCGCGGTGGCGCTGATCATCAACTCGCCGGGCGGTTCGCCCGTGCAAAGCTCTTTGATTGGCGCGCGCATTCGACGTTTGGCTGAAGAAAAAGATATACCGGTTGTTGCATTTGTTGAAGATGTGGCCGCCTCTGGAGGCTATTGGCTGGCGGCGGCTGCTGACGATATATTTGTCGATGAATCCTCTGTTGTTGGGTCAATCGGCGTGATTTCTGCCGGCTTTGGCGCCCATGAGTTTCTTGGAAAACACGGGATCGAACGGCGGGTGCACACCGCAGGAAAGTCCAAATCGATGATGGATCCTTTCCGTCCGGAAAAAGAAGAAGATGTGGCCCGTTTGACGGGCATCCTTGGCCAAATCCATGAAAATTTTATCGATCATGTGAAGCAGCGCCGGGCGGGTAAATTGTCAGAAGACCCGGATTTGTTCACTGGAGAGATTTGGATTGGTAGTAAGGCGGTCGCGCAAGGCCTGGCTGATGGGGTTGGCCATATTGTGCCAGTGCTTAAGGAACGTTTCGGCGAGGATGTGCGGTTCCGCATCTACGGCGCCAAGCGCTCGATTTTGCAAAGGTTTGGCGCGCAGCTTGCACAGGATGCCCTTTCCGGGATAGAGGAACGCGCAGAATATGCGCGGTTCGGGCTTTGATGTGATTACGAAGATTGTCCTTTTGTTTCTGGTAGGCATCGCGGTGCTGGCCATGTTCGGTAAGATAACTTACCCGGGCAAAAAGCAATTGGACGCGCGTAAATGTCCTTCTTGTGGGCGGTTTAAGATCGGCAAAGGGCCCTGTGCCTGCCGCAACAAAAAGGGCTAAGCACAATGCTCGTATGGCTAACAGCCGGCTTGGGTTTGATCATTCTGCTTCTGGCTGGGGACGCTTTGGTGCGCGGCGCCGTGAACCTAAGTCTGCGTGTCGGCATTCCTGCTTTGATCGTCAGCCTGACGATTGTGGCCTTCGGGACATCCGCGCCGGAATTGTTAATTGCGATCAGCGCGATCGAAGACAATGCGCCTGGTCTGGCGTTAGGCAACGTGGTTGGCTCTAATACCGCAAATATATTGTTGGTACTTGGCTTGCCTGCGATCATGTCGCGTCTGCACACCAGCGTGTGTGACACCCGTAAGAACTATGTGTTTATGCTGGGGGCAACTGCCCTGTTTATTGCATTGGCGTTTTGTGGCGTTTTCAACTGGATCAGTGGATTGATTTTGCTGACAGCGCTGGCCTTTGTTCTGGGAGATGCGTTTCTAATGGCGCGCAACCATCGACGTGGTTGCAAAGCTGCTGCAGCCGCAGGCGCGGTTGACGAACCGGATGATCTTGAAGGGGCTGACCCTGATATGCCCTGGTGGAAGATCGGCATGTTTTTGGTGTTGGGGCTAATCGGTTTGCCGTTGGGAGCAGATTTGCTGGTGGACAGTGCCGTAGACATTGCTCGCCAGTTCCATGTACGCGAAACCGTTATTGGTCTGACCTTGATTGCATTGGGCACAAGCCTGCCAGAATTGGCAACCACAGTGATGGCCGCTCTGCGCCGTCAAGCGGATGTGGCGCTGGGCAACGTCATCGGGTCCAATATGTTTAACCTTTTGGCGATCACCGGCATCGCCAGCCTTGTTGGGCCCATTCCTGTAGATCCATCGTTTTTGCGTTTTGATCTGTGGGTTATGGCTGGCGCAAGCCTGCTGATATTGCCTTTTGTCTGGTTCAGAGCCGATATTACCCGTCGTTGGGGCGTGCTTTTGACCGCGCTATATGGCGTTTATATCGTTGTCGTTCTGCTGTGATTGAGACGTGTTTTGGGGCGGATTTGGTGGCTTAGTAGCCAGTTTGGCGTTGCCAGATTGGCTGTCAGGTTCTTCGGCGTATCAAGCATGGCCTGTGAGAAAAGTAAACAAAACTGCCTGATCTAAGACAAGTTGTGCACTGATGACGCTATTATTACAAAAGCGTTACAAAATCTCTAATGTTTTCAGTGTTTTGCCCGGTAGTCAAAAAAATATCGTTTCAAAACAATGGTTTATAAATATGCCTATTTTTTAAGCACAGCCTAGAAACCGGTTAAAAATAAGGGAATTCTTGCGATCACGGAAAGTTATCAGCAGAGTTATCCACAGAAGTCGTGGACATGTTTTCTCTTGTATAGAGGGCGTATAGGTTGCAGCTGACCCTTAAGAATCAGAGTTCGTTCGAGCATGACTGAAAATGAGACCACATCTGAGCCCAGCGTCACGGGTCACGCCTGTATTCAAGGGTATTTAAAGACGTTGGATGGCTCGCCGGGCGTATACCGTATGCTCGATGCGCAGGCCCGGGTGCTATATGTGGGCAAAGCGCGCAACCTGCGGGCCCGCGTTTCAAACTATGCTCGGCCCAGCGGTCACACAGGGCGTATTGCCCGTATGATCAGCGAAACAAGCGCCATGATGTTTCTGACAACAAAAACCGAAACAGAAGCGCTGTTGCTTGAACAAAACCTGATCAAGCAGCTAAAGCCGAAATACAATGTTCTGTTGCGCGATGACAAGAGTTTTCCAAATATCCTCGTGAGCCAAGAACATGCCTTTGCCCAGATCAAAAAACATCGTGGCGCAAAAAAGGAAAAAGGCAATTATTATGGCCCCTTTGCAAGCGCAGGGGCGGTCAATCGGACCCTGCAGCAATTGCAGCGCGTATTCTTGCTGCGTGATTGTTCAAATGCGATGTTTGAAAGCCGCACACGCCCCTGCCTGCAATATCAAATCAAGCGATGTACGGCCCCATGTGTTGGTAAGATCAGCGAAGCGGATTACGCGGCGGCTGTAGCGGATGCAGAGCGCTATCTGACCGGTAAGTCGACGGACATCCAAGAGAAACTGGCCACAGAAATGCAGTCCGCGAGCGAGAACATGCAGTTTGAAAAGGCGGCCGTGTTGCGGGACCGTATTCGGGCGTTGACCCAGCTTCAGACAGCACAGGGGATCAACCCGCGGGGGGTTTCTGAGGCAGATGTGATCGCGTTGCATTTGGATAAGGGGCAGGCCTGCGTGCAGGTGTTCTTTATTCGAGCCAATCAGAACTGGGGCAACCGCGACTATTATCCTCGGGTTGGCAACGAGATCGAAACCGCGGAGGTTCTCGAGGCCTTTATTGGCCAATTTTACGACGGCAAAGAGCCTCCTCGGCAGTTGATCCTGTCGCATCCAATTGAAAATGATGAGTTGATGGCCGCTGCACTGGCCGAAAAGGCCGGGCGTAAAGTCGAAATCATTGTACCAAAACGCGGTGAAAAAGCAGAGCTTGTATCGGGTGCTGCACGAAATGCCCGTGAATCTTTGGCGCGCAAAATGAGTGAAAGTGCGACGCAGGCTAAATTGTTGAAAGGCATTGCCGAAGCGTTTGGTATGGACACTCCACCACAACGTATCGAGGTCTATGATAACTCGCATATTCAAGGCACCAATGCCGTCGGTGGCATGATCGTCTCTGGGCCTGACGGGTTTATGAAAAATGCCTATCGGAAGTTTAACATTAAAGGCGACGATCTGACGCCCGGCGATGACTTTGGCATGATGAAAGAGGTGCTAAATCGGCGCTTCAAACGTTTGATAAAAGAAGATCCCAAACGGGAAAATGGTCAGTGGCCTGATCTGTTGCTGATCGACGGGGGGGCTGGGCAGGTTTCGGCTGTGGCCGAGATAATGCGCGCCTGGGGTGTTACCGATATTCCCATGGTTGGCGTTGCTAAAGGTGTCGACCGAGACCACGGAAAAGAAGAATTCCACCGCGTTGGGCAACGTGTATTTGCCTTACAGCGCAATGATCCGGTGTTGTATTTTATTCAACGATTGCGTGACGAAGCACACCGCTTTGCGATCGGCACCCACCGCGCTAAGCGGGCGAAAGCAGTTGGAGCTACGCCGCTCGATGATGTGCCAGGGGTAGGGGCCAGACGTAAGCGGGCTTTGCTGGCGCATTTTGGCAGCGCCAAAGCAGT is drawn from Cognatishimia sp. WU-CL00825 and contains these coding sequences:
- a CDS encoding LysR family transcriptional regulator, which produces MNLRRLDLNLLVVFDAIYAERNITQAGHKIGLSQPAVSNALSRFRHVIGDELFVRGPKALLPTRRARDIAGPIHAILTELSTVLDDAPFDPRTAQDVISIAMVDFFETLMLPRLMAFLDKNAPGIRLRLIPSFGRSIDYLDNGEVDIAIASFGHPPDRFGKQTLMVANYACVMRRSHSLATQTMSVKNFAQARHLLLSPKGDMRGFVDTELAKMGLARQVCLTVTGFLAASEVLLQTDTVMTAPEPVADKLALHPDLIKLPCPIVAPKDHMRLDAIWHKRHFGHAMGQWFLQTLAEIAQQITGPETPAKPA
- the hemC gene encoding hydroxymethylbilane synthase, producing the protein MTRNLPSPDSPLKIGTRGSPLALAQAYETRDRLMAAFGLPEAAFLIEVIHTTGDDRQMINADRPLKEIGNKGLFTKEIEEAMLRGDIDIAVHSTKDMPTEQPEGLVLETFLPREDVRDAFISAKYNSLSDLPQGATVGTSSLRRKAQLMTKRPDLQVVEFRGNVQTRLKKLEDGVADCSFLAMAGLTRLGMADKAASAIEPDDMLPAVAQGTIGIECRSDDEMARQMLAAIHHAESGTRVVCERAFLRALDGSCETPIAALSEIKGTQVHLRGEILKTDGSQRLQTEGIAPLDQAEKLGRELGEALLAEAGDGFFDHR
- the hemE gene encoding uroporphyrinogen decarboxylase, with translation MAQQKTILRALAGETLPTPPIWMMRQAGRYLPEYRATRAQAGDFLKLCYNSELAAEVTLQPIRRYGFDASILFADILLLPQALGADLWFVTGEGPRLSTINAQADFDRLKPADAVHEKLAPIYETVKILRRELPQETTLIGFAGAPWTVATYMIAGRGTPDQGPAHELKDENPALFQQVIDLLVDGTIEYLSQQIEAGAEVIKLFDSWAGSLKGADFDRYALEPTKRIIAALKSRYPETPIIAFPRGAGERYIGFAEATGADCVAFDDSVTAEWAAANIQADSCVQGNLASSHMVTGGDALVTETQRIVKALSAGPHIFNLGHGITPDADPENVQLMIDTVRASG
- a CDS encoding LytTR family DNA-binding domain-containing protein — its product is MKFRPKIWLAKMNKRLGRVLGSDLLKITSRDIALTKALRREAFLALRQINILIVVMFPSLLLAIMEPLALASIPFIVRFLGTLAYTAAMIVFSNNVSTFICAKLAPFGVALLFDAMIGLFLGNVIFSAIILQVIPDVYVAEFGALRTYLTAVSALTILSWAAAYVYLSTVEEKFLAVINAAGYDLSVIPKFRAEQYDQLQPLLPHAIRGDIRIIEAQDKYIQISTKLGAHTLPLALTSAIERMDPSKGMRVHRSLWLSWTEMDRLVYENGNPRVIATDGAIWPVSRAHAPQLKRALVDRAAANTETST
- a CDS encoding ABC transporter ATP-binding protein, with product MNSIVDIQDLKKVYEGGFEALKGVTLAIKQGEILALLGPNGAGKTTLISTVCGISTATSGSIHVGGHCVTNEFRAARNLIGLVPQEVNLEPFETVMNTVRFSRGLFGKKRDDGLIEKILRQLSLWDKRKSRIMELSGGMKRRVLIAKALSHEPRVLFLDEPTAGVDVELRKDMWEIVAGLKQDGVTIILTTHYIEEAEAIADRVGVINKGELLLIEEKAALMERLGQKQLRVELQEAVEELPKALNNHDLALAEDGTSVVYTYDTRAERTGITALLADMAGAGLVLRDLQTEQSSLEDIFVGLVKEGQS
- a CDS encoding ABC transporter permease yields the protein MNWTAIKAIYVFEMARFFRTLAQSFISPVISTSLYFVVFGAAIGSRIQEVDGVSYGAFIVPGLIMLSIITQAISNASFGIYFPKFIGTFYELLSAPVNFLEIVVGYAGAAATKALFIGVVILATAGLFVDLSIQHPIAMLAFMMLTCISFSLFGFIIGIWAKNFEQLQLVPLLIVTPLVFLGGSFYSISMLPPFWQTVTLFNPVVYLISGFRWAFFGLVDVPIGLSLLAIAGFTGLCLAGVWWIFKTGWRIRS
- a CDS encoding S49 family peptidase, which codes for MKRWIPFTKKAPSVSVLRLSGVIAAGGRGQLNDQTLAPLIEKAFKKGKPAAVALIINSPGGSPVQSSLIGARIRRLAEEKDIPVVAFVEDVAASGGYWLAAAADDIFVDESSVVGSIGVISAGFGAHEFLGKHGIERRVHTAGKSKSMMDPFRPEKEEDVARLTGILGQIHENFIDHVKQRRAGKLSEDPDLFTGEIWIGSKAVAQGLADGVGHIVPVLKERFGEDVRFRIYGAKRSILQRFGAQLAQDALSGIEERAEYARFGL
- a CDS encoding calcium/sodium antiporter, whose product is MLVWLTAGLGLIILLLAGDALVRGAVNLSLRVGIPALIVSLTIVAFGTSAPELLIAISAIEDNAPGLALGNVVGSNTANILLVLGLPAIMSRLHTSVCDTRKNYVFMLGATALFIALAFCGVFNWISGLILLTALAFVLGDAFLMARNHRRGCKAAAAAGAVDEPDDLEGADPDMPWWKIGMFLVLGLIGLPLGADLLVDSAVDIARQFHVRETVIGLTLIALGTSLPELATTVMAALRRQADVALGNVIGSNMFNLLAITGIASLVGPIPVDPSFLRFDLWVMAGASLLILPFVWFRADITRRWGVLLTALYGVYIVVVLL
- the uvrC gene encoding excinuclease ABC subunit UvrC, whose protein sequence is MTENETTSEPSVTGHACIQGYLKTLDGSPGVYRMLDAQARVLYVGKARNLRARVSNYARPSGHTGRIARMISETSAMMFLTTKTETEALLLEQNLIKQLKPKYNVLLRDDKSFPNILVSQEHAFAQIKKHRGAKKEKGNYYGPFASAGAVNRTLQQLQRVFLLRDCSNAMFESRTRPCLQYQIKRCTAPCVGKISEADYAAAVADAERYLTGKSTDIQEKLATEMQSASENMQFEKAAVLRDRIRALTQLQTAQGINPRGVSEADVIALHLDKGQACVQVFFIRANQNWGNRDYYPRVGNEIETAEVLEAFIGQFYDGKEPPRQLILSHPIENDELMAAALAEKAGRKVEIIVPKRGEKAELVSGAARNARESLARKMSESATQAKLLKGIAEAFGMDTPPQRIEVYDNSHIQGTNAVGGMIVSGPDGFMKNAYRKFNIKGDDLTPGDDFGMMKEVLNRRFKRLIKEDPKRENGQWPDLLLIDGGAGQVSAVAEIMRAWGVTDIPMVGVAKGVDRDHGKEEFHRVGQRVFALQRNDPVLYFIQRLRDEAHRFAIGTHRAKRAKAVGATPLDDVPGVGARRKRALLAHFGSAKAVSRANLADLKAVDGVSDALAQTIYDFFQEGG